TGTacgatttttttcgttaaagaAACTGGTCGCAACGCCCAAATTTCCCATTCGACCCGTACGGCCGATACGATGAACGTACTCCTCAATGTCAGAAGGCAGATCAAAATTGATGACATGCTTCACATGTGGAATGTCCAAACCACGGGCAGCAACAGCGGTGGCTACTAAAATTGGACAGACGccatttcggaaaaacttcAATGCCTCTTCCCGTTCACGTTGAGTTCGATCGCCATGGATACTGGTCACTGGATGCTGGTACCGGTGCAGATATTCTTCTAGAGAATCGGCACCTTTCTTCGTTTCGACGAAAATCAGTGTCAAACTGTTGTCGTCAGTTGCCGGCGAGTCCTCCTTGAAACGACTCAACAGATCCAGCAGGTATGATCGCTTGTCTTGCTCACTGAcccacaaaatattttgagtaaTATTTTCCGACGTTGAGCCAACACGACCAACAGCCAAGAAAATGTAGTGACTGAGAAAATCAGCAGCCAGCTCCTGAATAGCTTTTGGAAATGTGGCCGAAAACATGAGTGTTTGACGTTCGCCCGTTGGTGGCATGTTACTTTGTTCGACAATGCGGCGAATCTGTGGTTCGAAACCCATGTCCAGCATACGATCGGCCTCATCCAATACAAGGAAACGGATATTGTCCAATCCCACTTTGCCACGTGTTATCATATCCTCTAAACGGCCAGGCGTTGCCACAATCAAATGGCAGCCACGATCCAAATCTCTCATTTGTTCGTTTGTATTGTTACCGCCATACAAAACAGCTGGACGCATACGCGCAcggtaagaaaattttttcgcTTCTTCATAGATTTGTGTTGCTAATTCACTGTGGTAATGGAAAACGGAATTGGGGGTGTGAAACGGAAGTTTTAACTGGGCAATGGAAAGCGTTAATATTTACCGTGTTGGTGCCAGTACCAATCCAAGGGGATACTGTTTGCGACGATTGCTAAATGGTCGATTTCCTGGCGGTGGCATACTAGCTCCACGTTCGTACATCTGATTTAGGATAGGCACTAAAAATGCAGCTGTCTTTCCAGAACCAGTTTGAGCACAAGCCATCAAATCTCTGCCATTTATAATGATTGGTATTGCGTACTTTTGAACTGGCGTCGGCTTATCGTAGCGTGCCATAGTTATGTTGCTACGAATAATTTCTGTCAGCTTAACGTCGGCGAAGGATGTGATATGTGACGGAACTTTTTCACCCGTCGCTTCCACGGGTATGTCTTCGTATTTGTTAAAGTTAATGCCAGTATTGGCAACGCCAAACAACTCCAACTCAGCACGTTCATCACGTTGCGAAATCGGCATTGTGTAGTCGTTATCTGAAATCATTACAATTCACACACGGTCAGTGTCGTATTGTGTCGTCATTTAGCGTGTTATTTTACCTCTTGAGTTTCCGCCTCTGTCCTCCTTCCATTTGCCACCATAATTATTGGAATACTCACGCTTGTCCGGTTCCTGCCATCTATCATTCGTGCGAAGTGGGGGATCTGACTTATCTCCATTGAACGATCCTCCGCGATTCGATCCACCACGACCCCAATCTTCATTGCCTCTTCTCTCGAAATTTTCTCCACCTATCGGGAATCATTGAATAAATTCCCAAATGTCTTACATTCCATTGTTTCCATTTGTACACTTACCGTTTTGCTGATCGTCGTTACGACGACGATTTGGATAATCGTTACGACCACCGCCGTTTCCACCACCGAATCGTCGACTGCTTagcattaaaaataaatttagtaAAGAGAATCTGACACGACGAAACAATTCGTTTTGGTTACTCACCCGCCGCGATTATCGTTTCTATAGTCTCGTTCACCACCTCTGTAATCCTTACTTTCCCCGTACGCCGGTCGggaagatttctcagaatcaaaattgttattgCCACCGCGTAGATGGGGGGGCACGTAACGGGCCGGAGCACTTGAAGAATCTGAAGTGCTAAGGGAATTACCCTTGCCTTCATTCAAGTCCAGACCAGCAATCTGttgatgaaattaaatttaattagaacaaactgacaatGAAGAAATGTGACAGTATATCTGGGTCACTGCTTCAACATATAAGCAAAGAATTCTTGGAATATAaaactgaaacaaaatattgttttgctTAACAGACATTTTATGTTCAACATTGTTGACTTTATAGTTTCAAACGTATGCAAGTGAAGGGAAGTGGAATTCATAGGAAGAATAGAACACTTGAAGTATTGGCACAAGTACAAATCACTTCACTGTCTTAAGTCATCCTTTCTGTAGAGTGTTAAATGAGAGCGATTTTGGTATAACTGGTCGGGGGTTCATACGTCAAAGTGAGAGAAACCGTAAAGAAATTTATATTGGTAGTAAACAGAGCTTTACgcccaatttcatttttcattcgtgAATTTTTAGCAGCTGACCTCTAGACCAGTTAAACTTAACTGGTtttcgctctccttaaacactCTATACAGTTTTAACACATTCACATACATACACACTCACACATACACATTCAAACTTGAAATTACGAACTATTCtcattcataaatatttgacaTTGTCCTCAAGgccatttaaatttaattgatcttCGCTCTTCCTTAACACTGTACAGATTGTTCACGAAGTGCGACTTCTGACAATTTCTGTgggtcacacgtcaaaatgagaGGAGTTATATACagtgttaaaaaaaagtcgaaaatttgacacatCACCCATCGAGATCAGTtgaattaactggtttttccACTGTTTTTACGCTCTGTATACGAATTTAAAACCTACTCTCAATGTTATTTGTTCATGATTTTTTGACCTCTGActagttaaatttaactggttttcgcCATCCGTGAACACTCTGTAGAATGTTAAGGAGACAATATTGAAGCCAGTTGATTATAGTTTGCCTTGAGATATTTGGTATTTCATATCCCCCAAAGCAACTTAAACGAACTGGTCCGAATTATATTTCCTTCTCTGTAATTATGTACAGTATACAGTAttaaaagagcgtaaaaacagggaaaaaaaccagttaatttaactgagctcgatgggtgatatgtcaaaatttgtatataaaaaagggaaaaaaccGGTTAATTCAACTGATCTCGATGATCggtgatatgtcaaaatttcttattaaaagagcgtaaaacagagaaaaatgaCCAGTTTCTTAACTGGTTTGAATGGGTGATACGACAAAATTTATGTGTAAAAGTCTGGTTAACTAAGaacaaaccagttaatttaactgagctcgatgggcGAACAGTCcttttgacattctctttgAACACTATATCGTGAAGACTTCACTGTGAAGTTGTCTATTTATAGTTTATGCTAACAGATGCAAAGTAATCTATTCGAATGATCCATTCTAGCGAGAATGCAGGTAGTTTTAAAAAGTCTCTAGCATTTTTGTCAGTACATTGCAAGGAGTATTGGTAAATGCTAGCGCCTAATATGTacatcacaaaatttaatatttaatcgaAACTTGAATCAGAATCCTTAGCAAAATTTCTGGGACTAATTAGTGTTTTAAGATGAACACCGGAAAAATTTGCCTTTTCACAACACACTTCGTTGCTTTCCATCATTtaaattacaagaaaaaaagttctttCCATGTGACATTAAGTAACAGTAAGTTAAGAAATAATGTTTCGAGTTTCCAATGACTAATCCTTTTTCCAGCGTCTGGACGTAGACCATAGATGACTTCCATGAAAAACTTTTCGGTTAGACGTTATAAACTAACGATGAGAACAAAATCTGAATCTTTGTTCAGCCTTCGACTCTATACTCGAACAAGGATattcaatcgatttttcaATAGAATGAAACAGGAAAAACAGTCTTAAAATGACATTGAAAAAATCACTTTAGCGTGCACAGCTCTGTTGATGGAATAATATAAATTCAATGACAGTAAATGACAGCTTTTGAAAGTGATATTTAGCAGTTTGGTATTTTCGGAGAAAAGGTTAAGTCTTCGATCTTACGTCATCCGctcaaaaattattcaaattctttcaaaatttatctCGCTATAGAATGTTCTAAATTTTGGAGTTTTTAACTAGCCGGACGACACACTATCTTTGGTGcagattatttaaaattctgaCAGAGTTTCAAAACGTCTACCAATCGATGGACTATGTTGATCAGAAGTAGATGTCAGTTTAATAAACTGCTTAATGGAATGACCACTGGCTTGACCTATTTCCATCTTTTTTGTAACCTAATCGTTTAATCATCAGCTTATAAATAGAAGCATCAATGGCAGTCTACCATACATTAGAAATTGGTTAAGACTACACGTTTTTGGTGCATGCACAATAGCGTCAAGCGATAGAACATCTTAACGGAGAAAATATGGAGCAGTGCGTGTTGACATAAGGGATTATAATACAACATTAGCAACGTGTCTGTGTAACTGTCAACTTAATGCCTAATCAGTCAGTTTATAGGAGAAAtataattgcaaaaaattaACCCTGAGGGCTGAAGACTGACTGCAaacacaaattgaaaaaggGATAtccaaaatgaataaattcgaTACGAATAATGTCCAATTATAAttcataattgacaaaaaaaaaactttcaactaAATCATCTAGGCAAGTCAAACAAAGCATAATCAATAATCAATCACAAAAGTCGGATCGATTTTGATTTAAGCGCCAAGTTTAAACACTAAGAACTTACACGTATTAGAAAGATTACTAAAAATCCAACTACAATCTCACTGTACACTTAAAATAGTACAATAATTGCGAGATAGTGTCCTTGGTATATTACCACACATATGCACCGATTGGTTTCGCACATCTCAACCacattaattttcattttaaatacacCAATTACACCGAACAGtgtaataattttcaaaattgctGTAAAGCAAGCAAATCAGATtatgaaataaagaaatgtaaacgatgaaaaagaaaaagggGTCATTGAATCACTTATTCAGGGGGGGAAACATTGAATACACAAGcaaaaccatttaaaattgaacaaGTGTCCATCCCCGGCTGATGTGGAGGTGACCGAGAGGGGACCGTGAAACATCGAAATAGATAACCTTCAACAAATCTTATTAATTGAAATACGAGATTTTTGATCATCGAATTACAGAATATATGTGTCATTGTATTAGAACGCACTAGGATTTCGCATAAAGACGAAATTATGCAGGTTACGCCAATTCCTATTATTCACAATGAATGTCTCGGTGCGAGTCACGTatagacaaatttttttgattaaaaaaaaattcagaaaaaatcaAGATTGCCCtgattttattgttcattcagaagagaaaagaaaaaattggcaGCCATTATGGAAAAGCCAATTTCTAGTAGAACATTGATGGTTTCATGTCACTGTAAGCAGTCACACATTTCAGATAAAAATGACTGGTTTCCGTTTCAATCGAATGGCAGTCGACAACTCagcaacattttaatttgaaacacCATTCAACACATTTGAATTTGGATTGATTTAACTAAAAAACTACACAATTACCTGCTGCTCTAGACCTGCACCATTTTGGTTGGTAGCATTACTCATATTACTTCGACAGGCagttctttgtttttttttcggttgaacttttcactttaaaagttcgatatttttattcaacctGATCACTAAACGAAATGTTCACgaatattaacaaaatttgttgaagTTTTTGCACAATTTGTACAATTTGCAattgaacaactttttttttctctccgtaatttaataaatttattggatCCAATTGTTCTCCCTTTCCTCAAATGACATTTGACTGTAAATTTTTTGACGGTAATGAAGTAGTATGTTTCGAAACGGTTCAACCGGTTCCACTGAATGAACGAATCAGACTGTACAAAACTATATATTTGCCACGCTTCATTGTCTAGCATCTAGTACAAatacaacaaattttattgatggAATGGAATCTGTTGTACAAAGAGAAACCTTTACTATTTGCGTAATTAACATTGTAAAGGAGATCCGAATAAACAGACAGGACGTTACTTGTATAGATAATTTGTGGATTCCCTGTTTGGAAACATAAGAAATTCAATTGGAGCTCGAAACATTCgtgatccgctgagggttTCTATGATcatatagagtgttatgattaaagagaagaagatattttgacaagtaccccaaggcaagttaaaataaactggtcttctgtcctctcgctctcaacgtaccacgttgaaagagaagcaaatactttgacaagtaccccaaggcaagttataataactagtcttcggttttctcgctctgatcataacagtctatatgtcctttgattttgaatttttatattatcTTGACATAAAttgcaatgaaagtctagaacaggtatggtcgatcggcgaattcatcttaaacgcactcacattttatgtcaaaataatatgaaaatgagtgcgtttaagtacgaaaatcaaatttttatgtcctccgggcggacaatagaccatacctgttttacactttcattgataaattgTTCGTGCGTTGAAGACAAATCGTCCGATCTAACCATACCTGGTtgtatactttcattgcgaATCATACTCTCTAAATGTTCAGTTTTTGAtgacaatttaaaattacaaaatgaccGAGTCATATGATTTTCTATCACAACATAAACGTTTAGTGGACAGAATGCAATCTGTTTTTGTAGAACAACATATGGTTAAACTTCTAAAATTGACATTGGTCGCGCTAAGGCCGCAACGGCTAGAAATACACTCTCAATTTTGAATGGCTtaaatcgacaattatgctgtgTCGACAtcattaattgaaaattgaggGTGTGTTTCAAGCTTAAGGTGAATATGAACTTAACGATGATAAGATAGGTCTGTACCAAGGCCAttcgaattgtcaaattactgtcaaagttcatccatagagacatagCCTCATCaagatttgtatgaaaaccgatctctgtGGATGTAATCGTGTTCCTTCGGCCAGTCAAtattcgtgtttacagtttaCAGTGGAACAACCTATATGTCTCGCCAAGCTCATGACAACTTGacgtaaacaaacaaaatgattgtCATTGTATTGATGTATtcaatgaaagaaattaattGTCAAAACACattcgatgaaaaatttcAACCGAAACTCTCATGAAGTACTAGACGAAGTGAATAATTTGACTGCGTTTCATGCCATTAGCATGAACCGTATGAACCTAGCCCCGGCCGCaaggaaaaatatatttttttgaatgctCCAATGCAGCCAACTGTTCAGTATAATGAAAGGtctgatttttgtaaattgtttttcctaTCGTCGAATTGAGAATTAATGTACATAGTTATACGAAACGTTTTACGATTTGTCGAAAAAATATTCGCGTTGTGCAACACATATTTCATTGACTGAATCAACtatcaatcgaaaaaaatgttcaagaaAAGTAAACGATCGGTGAGTACATAAGGTTgttattttctgttgttgtgTACGACCTAAAAGTTCACATAATTTACAGAAAGAAGAGATAGCCAAGGAATTCGATTTACCTGAAAGGAAGAGCAAAATTGCAACTATTTTGAAGCAGGGCGAACAATACTGTTTATGTCGTTCATCAGATTGTTCCCGCTTTATGATGTGAGTTTCTCAGATCCTCGGAccaaagaaatatattttgcatCGGATGTTATGAGGGactcttttgaaaatccacctatcaaaatcggacccatttcgtatTGGATTTtctatatacatggtttgaaaggtctttgccagtagacctcaaaacaggcctcacacagtctcgagccacacctggttgctggtggtaGGTGTACGAAGTTCGAAAACCCTAATTTTTTGGCcattataaatgatcgttccgggtgagagtgggctcgttggaaagctgagttcaagtactttcgggtcatgtctagtttgattagattcatggggtccgattttgataggtggatcttcaaaagaatccctctattCATTGCGATAACCTCTGAGTGGCTGCCTTCATTTCCCACTGCTAATACGAATTTTCCTTTCCAGTGGTTGTGACGGCTGCGAGGAATGGTACCATGGCGATTGCATTTTCGTTTCGGAAAAGGAAGCCAAACATATCAAGCACTACTACTGCCAACGGTGTAAGGAAAACGATCCCAGTTTGCAGACCGTTTTTCGTGCAGTACCGGTGGCAGCTGTTCCAAGCAATCCCAGCGACGATCGCTTACCGAAAAAGCCGAAAGAAAAGGTTCGTGAGAGTGATGCGAAAGAGGGCAGCAAATCAAAAGGTCGTTGCGGAAATTGCGACGGTTGCAGCAATAAATACAATTGTGGTCGGTGTGACAGCTGTCGAAGTACTGGTAAGAAGCAACGATGCGACAAAAGAATATGCATCAATCAACGGGTGAAAAAGGAAAAGCCAGCAACGTCACGAACGAAAAAGAGACGGCGATCGCCTAGTCCAGAAATTACTAATCCGGAATTGGAGGGTCCGCGTCAGTGCTATGGTCCTGGTTGTAGAATGACCGCACGGCCACAATCGAAGTACTGTTCGGACTTGTGTGGGAAAAAACTGGCCTCGAGTAGAATATACCAAGTTCTGCCTCAACGCATTCAGGAATGGAACTTATCGCCCTGTATTGCCGAAGAGGAGAACAAAGTTCAGCTGGATAATATTCGTGCTAAAAAGATGACCGTACGTGCGACATTGGCTCAACTGGATGAACGACAGAAAGAGCTCGATTTGCTAGTTGAAAGGGCGAAACGTTGCGTTCTCGATCCCAATGCTTCGGAAACGAATGAAGTTGAAGATGAAATGTCCATGTACTGTGTCACATGTGGCTTCGAAATACATTCACGGACCGCCATTCGACACATGGAGAAATGTTTCAACAAATACGAGAGTCAGGCTAGTTTCGGCAGCATTTTCAAAACTCGCATCGAAGGTAGTTCCATGTTCTGCGACTTTTACAATCCGGCCAGCAAAACCTATTGCAAACGCCTGCGAGTTCTGTGTCCCGAGCATTGCAAAAAGCCGAAAATCAGCGACACCGATGTGTGCGGTTGTCCGTTGGTGAAGAACACCTTTGAATTGACCGGTGAATTTTGCTGCGCCccgaaaaagaaatgtttccGGCACTTTTTCTGGGAGAAAATTCGACGAGCGGAAATCGATTGTGAACGTGTCAGACAGTGGTTGAAGATGGACGAATTGATGGAACAGGAACGTCAAGTCAGATCTAGTATGGCATCTCGTGCGGGTGTATTACATTTGATGTTACACTCAACATACAATCATGAACTCATGGAGCAATTGTGCCGTTCTGGCAGACAGTGAATTAGTGGCTAGCAACGTAAGAATCATCAACGCATACTAAGGAAAATGGGGTGTATGATGCTTGTATACATTGAAGAAATGCAAATGAATAAACTAAACCGAAAAAACTGAGCTGAACGGATTTTCATTGGAATTTGTTGCTGACATTAGAACGGTAAGTTATCCAACATTAGACGTAGCTACGCCTTTGCGAGGGATATACTAAATTCGTTTAGTGTAAAAGAAATCATGACCTGTTTGGCAATTTGGGTCGCAGCTTGAATGGTATCCCAGGGTTTTATGACATTCAACATTTACACTTGAAACTAACTAGTCCATAGGTACACACCAACCACTCTTTTGACCTTTTCCAACTCTGGATTTCATTCCGAACGATTCACTTTAACACTCACAGTTGTGTAGAAAAGTCAACTGTCCTCGCCGACTCTCGTTGGCTTATTCACTACTTGTAGAGTCTGTCCTTATACCGCAGTGACCAGATAAGAGAACTCACTTCAGCTGAAGGTTTGTAAGGCAAAACAGCTCTGATAGTAAAGATACTATCAAGGAAGATTCGACACCTACTCGAAACTTACAGCATTAGTGGTCGCCTACGACAGTTTTTCCGAGTTTTTATTCCCTACTTGGTTGACTCTTTGTGTTAAAATGGTGATAATGATAGAGTGATCTTACTTCGAACTGATCGCAAGGCAAAATTCATTCTCTTCTCTCATAGCCTCTAGTGAACGCTCAAATCACAAAGGATTTATTTTGAAAGACAATTTGCATAGAAAAGgtttttataaatcaatcaACCAATCATTTATTAATTACGCGATGCATTAGCGTTCGACGCAGCCATAGCAGTTGAGTTAAGCATTCCTTGAATAGCTGCCGTATCGTCGGGAATGCTAATTTGAAATTGCAGCAACACCACCAAATATGTGACCATTGTAGTGAGCAACTGTAAACCACTGAAATTTAGAAATCTGTCTGATGGATGTCCGAACAAACTAACCGATTTGAATAGATTCCGATTCACATCAAAGTATCCACCGCAATTAATTGCTGACGGATTCATTTCGGTAGCTCTGAGGAACATATTAATCTCAATCTGCAAGACAACGACCATTCAGCACGACTTGATTTAGTTTCgatttggaaaaaatattcACCTGCGCATCGGTGTTCATCCAACTCAGCTCCACCATCAGTAATTTCTTCTGGAAATTCGTTCTTACCGCCTGTGACGCACTGTGAGCCTCGTCGCAAATAACAAATAGCAGACAGATGTTACTCACAGCCGTAACGAATAAACCAATATCCTTAATGCCGAATCCCTCTGATATTTGGGACAATAGTCCGTAAATTGATAGGGTGATTTGGAAAAACAAATACAGATTGATGAAAGTGAATGTTATGCAGGTGGCTGTGCCCGTGTCTCGGGTGAGTTTACTCAATCTCAACCTAAATCGttaaattgagaattttgagattATTTCGTTGGGTGGAAGTTACACATTCCATGCAAACTCACCATAATGCCCTATAGTCTGCTATCATAGCCGCTGGACCGATATGCTGGAGTGCCTGTGTAATGATTAATGTTCCGATCAGGTTCAAGTCCGACCTGATTTTTAGTTAAGTTTTTCCTGATTGCAGCCTAAACCTAAACTCAACCTAAATCTTATTATCTAGATTTTTGTATTGCTAAATCTGTTGCTCACTTTAGGCTAgatcaatttgaaaacaatggttcggcgatccaggcaagctatagctcgtttgaatcgtctttcaattctaagaaatagggatcttttagtttttctgttagtttcccattttcggagtgaacacgtgaaaagtcatagcatgtcaaggggtggtgaaaacagtttttttgtgatagctcaagataGACTTGTTTctaaaagtagaaaatttgtaggaatataggcctttggcagaccttcataaagagtataatcatcggtatgggccgccacccgttctagacttatgactcaaaatatggtcaatgtttggtcagtgctactggcttgcaacagaatttatccgcggaactgactatagggtgttgtagctggacttaccctctttcatTCCACGCATAAAAAACcccagataaattctgttgcaagccatgaagttagttgaagtaaaatgtcgctccaggagacccatatttttcagtgttttcaacttgtttttggttttcaaacaggctggagcgatgggaatgaaataaactaaatcaaaattacatgttacATAGAAATATGTCtatcttgagctatcacaaaaaaactgttttcaccaccccttgacatgctatgacttttcaagagttcactccgaaaatgggaaactaac
This genomic stretch from Bradysia coprophila strain Holo2 chromosome II, BU_Bcop_v1, whole genome shotgun sequence harbors:
- the LOC119067750 gene encoding gustatory and odorant receptor 24 translates to MGVFPYTRIKPGSATFPLIAPAMGYSVLVFILLLIYVIFIAINRITIVRSLEGKFEESVIAYLFLVNILPVFIIPMIWAETGRFTEVLNAWTDFEIIYYKVSGKILPLNLKYTGMLVAICLPLLSSLSVVVTHLTMVDFKVSQVIPYCILDNLTYMMGGYWYMTCQTISHSAGILADDFQTALQHIGPAAMIADYRALWLRLSKLTRDTGTATCITFTFINLYLFFQITLSIYGLLSQISEGFGIKDIGLFVTAVSNICLLFVICDEAHSASQAVRTNFQKKLLMVELSWMNTDAQIEINMFLRATEMNPSAINCGGYFDVNRNLFKSLLTTMVTYLVVLLQFQISIPDDTAAIQGMLNSTAMAASNANASRN
- the LOC119067722 gene encoding ATP-dependent RNA helicase bel isoform X1; translated protein: MSNATNQNGAGLEQQIAGLDLNEGKGNSLSTSDSSSAPARYVPPHLRGGNNNFDSEKSSRPAYGESKDYRGGERDYRNDNRGGSRRFGGGNGGGRNDYPNRRRNDDQQNGGENFERRGNEDWGRGGSNRGGSFNGDKSDPPLRTNDRWQEPDKREYSNNYGGKWKEDRGGNSRDNDYTMPISQRDERAELELFGVANTGINFNKYEDIPVEATGEKVPSHITSFADVKLTEIIRSNITMARYDKPTPVQKYAIPIIINGRDLMACAQTGSGKTAAFLVPILNQMYERGASMPPPGNRPFSNRRKQYPLGLVLAPTRELATQIYEEAKKFSYRARMRPAVLYGGNNTNEQMRDLDRGCHLIVATPGRLEDMITRGKVGLDNIRFLVLDEADRMLDMGFEPQIRRIVEQSNMPPTGERQTLMFSATFPKAIQELAADFLSHYIFLAVGRVGSTSENITQNILWVSEQDKRSYLLDLLSRFKEDSPATDDNSLTLIFVETKKGADSLEEYLHRYQHPVTSIHGDRTQREREEALKFFRNGVCPILVATAVAARGLDIPHVKHVINFDLPSDIEEYVHRIGRTGRMGNLGVATSFFNEKNRTICADLVELLSETKQEVPSFLEDFMSSDRSHGGGRRGGSRGSRFSGGSSFGVSRDYRTTSSSGNGRSMGNRNGSSTGPIGRNGSSSSNSGGYGGNRGNAFYGNGGGGGGGGNYGGSYQPSYNNQNQSGPDWWDKDN
- the LOC119067722 gene encoding ATP-dependent RNA helicase bel isoform X2, with protein sequence MSNATNQNGAGLEQQIAGLDLNEGKGNSLSTSDSSSAPARYVPPHLRGGNNNFDSEKSSRPAYGESKDYRGGERDYRNDNRGGRRFGGGNGGGRNDYPNRRRNDDQQNGGENFERRGNEDWGRGGSNRGGSFNGDKSDPPLRTNDRWQEPDKREYSNNYGGKWKEDRGGNSRDNDYTMPISQRDERAELELFGVANTGINFNKYEDIPVEATGEKVPSHITSFADVKLTEIIRSNITMARYDKPTPVQKYAIPIIINGRDLMACAQTGSGKTAAFLVPILNQMYERGASMPPPGNRPFSNRRKQYPLGLVLAPTRELATQIYEEAKKFSYRARMRPAVLYGGNNTNEQMRDLDRGCHLIVATPGRLEDMITRGKVGLDNIRFLVLDEADRMLDMGFEPQIRRIVEQSNMPPTGERQTLMFSATFPKAIQELAADFLSHYIFLAVGRVGSTSENITQNILWVSEQDKRSYLLDLLSRFKEDSPATDDNSLTLIFVETKKGADSLEEYLHRYQHPVTSIHGDRTQREREEALKFFRNGVCPILVATAVAARGLDIPHVKHVINFDLPSDIEEYVHRIGRTGRMGNLGVATSFFNEKNRTICADLVELLSETKQEVPSFLEDFMSSDRSHGGGRRGGSRGSRFSGGSSFGVSRDYRTTSSSGNGRSMGNRNGSSTGPIGRNGSSSSNSGGYGGNRGNAFYGNGGGGGGGGNYGGSYQPSYNNQNQSGPDWWDKDN
- the LOC119067740 gene encoding CXXC-type zinc finger protein 1-like translates to MFKKSKRSKEEIAKEFDLPERKSKIATILKQGEQYCLCRSSDCSRFMIGCDGCEEWYHGDCIFVSEKEAKHIKHYYCQRCKENDPSLQTVFRAVPVAAVPSNPSDDRLPKKPKEKVRESDAKEGSKSKGRCGNCDGCSNKYNCGRCDSCRSTGKKQRCDKRICINQRVKKEKPATSRTKKRRRSPSPEITNPELEGPRQCYGPGCRMTARPQSKYCSDLCGKKLASSRIYQVLPQRIQEWNLSPCIAEEENKVQLDNIRAKKMTVRATLAQLDERQKELDLLVERAKRCVLDPNASETNEVEDEMSMYCVTCGFEIHSRTAIRHMEKCFNKYESQASFGSIFKTRIEGSSMFCDFYNPASKTYCKRLRVLCPEHCKKPKISDTDVCGCPLVKNTFELTGEFCCAPKKKCFRHFFWEKIRRAEIDCERVRQWLKMDELMEQERQVRSSMASRAGVLHLMLHSTYNHELMEQLCRSGRQ